The Candidatus Latescibacter sp. genome includes a window with the following:
- a CDS encoding tetratricopeptide repeat protein produces MHITKRYTWIVFCALGTLILGIGILATSGESTKATTTSPDNEIVLTIGEIDRSALNEGDTLRKAHKYKEAIVAYQKVLDTQGIAQSVRAEAEYDIGLSHAWLGEFDKAGIIFAGMLTTYKDDPDAIGYTQFCLAWLEVQKGKYRDAITRLEGSLVKANITDQELAAQTQLMIGRTYLLFLNNPVNAQLAFKKVRDKYPDTRAAKHPYVKPLDEN; encoded by the coding sequence ATGCACATTACAAAAAGATATACATGGATAGTATTCTGCGCCCTGGGGACACTCATTCTCGGAATCGGGATACTAGCAACATCCGGCGAGAGCACGAAAGCAACAACCACTTCTCCGGATAACGAGATTGTTTTAACCATTGGAGAAATAGACCGTTCGGCATTGAATGAAGGCGACACCCTTCGGAAAGCTCACAAGTACAAAGAAGCTATCGTCGCTTATCAGAAGGTTCTGGATACCCAGGGAATAGCACAATCGGTTCGTGCAGAGGCGGAATACGACATCGGGCTTTCTCATGCCTGGCTGGGTGAGTTCGATAAGGCGGGAATCATTTTTGCGGGTATGCTTACTACCTATAAAGATGACCCCGATGCTATCGGGTATACGCAGTTCTGCCTGGCCTGGCTTGAGGTGCAAAAGGGAAAATACCGGGATGCGATAACGAGGCTGGAAGGTTCTCTGGTAAAAGCTAACATCACAGATCAGGAATTGGCGGCGCAAACGCAGTTAATGATTGGTAGAACTTATCTTCTATTTCTCAACAATCCTGTAAATGCTCAGTTGGCCTTCAAGAAAGTAAGAGACAAGTATCCTGATACTAGAGCCGCAAAGCATCCTTATGTTAAACCACTTGATGAAAATTAA
- a CDS encoding PIG-L family deacetylase — protein MREKEKKNLTVLAAAAHPDDIEFMMAGTLLLLKKAGAKIHFFTLANGSCGTDEYSREEIILMRSEEAQASAREAGAHLFPPLVDDIQIFYEPFLLAKVAAVIRESKPDILLVPSPDDYMEDHQNACRLLATAAFVRGMPNYRTDPPLPPWNGETVLYHAMPHGLSDSLRRQVRPGQYVNIGSVLERKRKMLSLHRTQKEWLDKSQGIDAYLRLMETFSREVGALSGRFDYAEGFRRRAHWGYGPLDYDPLSHLLGDLCWTDPDYEKSLHSLW, from the coding sequence ATGAGAGAAAAAGAAAAAAAGAATCTCACTGTGCTTGCGGCAGCGGCGCACCCTGATGATATTGAGTTCATGATGGCGGGAACTCTCCTGCTCCTGAAAAAGGCCGGTGCGAAAATCCACTTTTTTACCCTGGCCAACGGTTCGTGCGGAACCGATGAATATTCCAGAGAAGAAATCATTCTTATGCGCAGTGAGGAAGCTCAAGCATCCGCCCGTGAAGCCGGGGCGCACCTGTTCCCTCCCCTTGTGGATGACATCCAGATTTTCTACGAACCTTTCCTTCTCGCCAAAGTGGCAGCGGTAATCAGAGAATCCAAACCGGACATCCTGCTTGTCCCTTCACCCGACGATTACATGGAAGACCACCAGAATGCATGCCGCCTGCTTGCAACGGCAGCGTTTGTCCGGGGAATGCCCAATTACCGAACCGATCCGCCCCTGCCCCCCTGGAACGGGGAAACAGTCCTCTACCATGCCATGCCGCACGGCCTTAGTGATTCTTTGAGAAGACAGGTTCGGCCGGGACAGTATGTAAACATCGGCTCCGTTCTCGAGCGAAAAAGGAAGATGCTTTCTCTCCATCGCACACAGAAAGAATGGCTCGACAAAAGCCAGGGAATCGATGCCTATCTCAGGCTCATGGAAACATTTTCACGGGAGGTCGGCGCCTTGTCGGGAAGGTTTGACTATGCGGAAGGTTTCCGGCGTCGCGCGCACTGGGGCTACGGTCCTCTCGATTACGACCCCCTGTCTCACCTGCTCGGTGATTTGTGCTGGACCGATCCGGATTATGAGAAATCCCTTCATTCTCTTTGGTAA
- a CDS encoding FlgD immunoglobulin-like domain containing protein: MQKSGIILALLCLWSAAEALSGELPALLLQEGKNTVSIAILNQGATDTRLKVEVDQSKLPSWLTVLPGAETIAAPKGQKSIEKLALTLQVKGAPPDAQVQVPLTLKDSAGERWNYTLLVHLAPRPTENALYSNAPNPFNPTTSISFALKENGHASLTIFNSLGQKVRTLLDRPQSAGVHTVMWDSRDDGGRAVSSGVYLYKLKVGNFTQTRKMLLTQ, encoded by the coding sequence ATGCAGAAGTCAGGAATCATTCTTGCCCTGTTATGCTTATGGAGCGCTGCGGAAGCATTATCCGGTGAGCTTCCCGCTCTCCTGCTCCAGGAAGGGAAGAATACCGTATCTATCGCTATTCTCAATCAGGGGGCGACCGACACCCGCCTGAAGGTGGAAGTGGACCAAAGCAAGCTCCCTTCCTGGCTGACAGTCCTGCCCGGAGCAGAAACAATCGCCGCGCCAAAAGGCCAAAAAAGCATTGAAAAACTTGCACTCACCCTCCAGGTGAAGGGTGCTCCGCCTGATGCGCAGGTACAGGTTCCCCTGACACTGAAGGACAGCGCCGGGGAACGTTGGAACTATACTCTCCTAGTTCATCTTGCCCCGCGCCCGACAGAGAATGCTCTCTATTCGAACGCTCCCAATCCTTTCAATCCCACAACCTCTATCAGTTTTGCCCTGAAAGAAAACGGTCATGCCTCACTGACCATTTTCAATTCACTGGGGCAGAAAGTGCGCACCCTTTTAGACCGCCCTCAGAGCGCCGGGGTTCATACGGTTATGTGGGATAGCCGCGACGATGGCGGCAGGGCGGTATCGAGCGGAGTATATCTGTACAAACTCAAGGTGGGAAATTTCACTCAAACCAGGAAAATGCTCTTGACGCAATAG
- a CDS encoding T9SS type A sorting domain-containing protein — MNDEDAAAEVPNVFTLFQNTPNPFNPATTISYNLRKSSLISLKVYDLLGREVTTLAEGDTPAGQHRVVWNGSDYSRKQVSSGVYFYRLIAGGREETRKMLLAR, encoded by the coding sequence GTGAATGATGAAGACGCCGCCGCGGAGGTACCCAATGTCTTCACCCTATTCCAGAACACGCCGAACCCGTTCAACCCGGCGACCACGATTAGCTATAACCTCAGGAAATCTTCGCTAATAAGCCTGAAGGTGTACGATCTGCTCGGACGGGAGGTGACTACCCTTGCGGAGGGAGATACGCCCGCTGGCCAGCACCGAGTGGTGTGGAACGGCTCGGACTACAGCAGAAAGCAGGTTTCTTCGGGAGTATACTTCTATCGGCTTATTGCCGGGGGAAGAGAGGAAACGAGGAAGATGCTGCTGGCTCGTTAG
- a CDS encoding Gfo/Idh/MocA family oxidoreductase yields the protein MKTVKWGLIGCGDIARKRVAPALRDLPQCELTAVSRARAELAEAFAVEFGARKWYATWQELLRDSEIEAVYIATPVYLHCEQTIAAAESGKHVLCEKPMALSSVECDRMIDACRAHGVKLGIAYYRHFYPVVERIKEILQSREIGQSVLCQINAFEYYNPDPSDRRYWFLKKHLSGGGPMFDFGCHRIEVLLNLFGQADFTAGFISRAAFVREVEDTATAFLGFAAGTRAVLTVTHASFEHQDTLDIFGTDGSLHVPVLNKGTMVVKTRAKERTEQHPAHPNAHLPLVADFTEAILDDREPGVAGSVGKEVNRILENIYNGWKFIE from the coding sequence ATGAAAACCGTGAAATGGGGCCTTATAGGCTGCGGCGACATCGCCCGGAAGCGTGTCGCTCCGGCATTGAGAGACCTGCCCCAGTGTGAACTTACCGCTGTCAGCCGCGCCCGGGCTGAGCTTGCCGAAGCCTTCGCCGTTGAATTCGGCGCCCGGAAATGGTACGCTACCTGGCAGGAACTCCTCCGGGATTCCGAGATTGAAGCAGTGTATATTGCCACGCCGGTGTATCTGCACTGCGAACAGACAATCGCAGCGGCAGAATCGGGGAAACACGTTCTCTGTGAAAAACCGATGGCTCTCTCTTCAGTGGAATGCGACCGTATGATTGACGCCTGCCGCGCGCACGGAGTGAAGCTTGGGATAGCTTACTACCGGCATTTTTACCCGGTTGTGGAAAGGATCAAGGAAATACTTCAGTCGAGGGAAATCGGACAGTCTGTTTTATGCCAGATAAACGCCTTCGAGTACTACAATCCCGATCCCTCCGACCGAAGATACTGGTTTCTCAAAAAGCATCTCTCAGGCGGAGGTCCCATGTTCGATTTCGGCTGCCACCGTATCGAGGTGCTGCTGAACCTTTTCGGGCAGGCAGATTTCACAGCGGGTTTTATCAGCAGGGCGGCGTTCGTGAGGGAAGTAGAGGATACTGCGACTGCATTTCTCGGCTTTGCCGCCGGGACGCGGGCGGTTCTTACTGTTACCCATGCTTCCTTCGAGCATCAGGACACCCTGGACATCTTCGGAACCGATGGCTCTCTGCACGTGCCTGTACTGAATAAGGGAACGATGGTGGTGAAAACCCGCGCAAAAGAGCGGACAGAGCAGCATCCTGCTCATCCCAATGCCCACCTGCCGCTTGTCGCTGATTTTACTGAAGCAATCCTGGATGACCGGGAACCGGGAGTGGCAGGTTCTGTGGGAAAAGAAGTAAATCGTATACTTGAAAATATCTATAATGGATGGAAATTCATAGAGTAA